TCATTTCGTCAATAAAAAAGGTTTGGCAAGTCAACACGTCAAACTCTCACTGTGAGTTTTGCTTGTTGGTTGTATTACATTCACTGCTTGTGTTGTTCGCACATCCCAGAACCTGATCGTTTTGTCCTGAGAACATGAGACGAATAGAGGGCCGCTGTTCCAGGTGAAGAGACCAAGAATTGGTGCTGAAGAGCATTTATCTTTAAAACTATAGAAAAGACGGATTTTACGCGCTGAAGAACAAGAGTAGGTACATGTGACTAGGTCATTCGAGTCCTCGAGGGCAGAAATCGTCCTACGCTCCACGTTTGGAAAAAAGACCAACTGTGGGCAATTTTCAACTCATGTAATAGAAGAAGAACCAGCAATAAAATATAGGAACAACAATGCACTTGCTCTTACAAATCTGCGGAACTACAATTcgattagtttttttaaaatccttttCCATTAAACAGACAGAAATCATACTACTGCAGATCGTTCCTTTACATCTAAAGTCgattactgatttttttccaccttgTCTCAAAAGTTTTGCTGGATACAAAGTAAGAATGTGAATCAGCGGCTGTTTTATTTTGGTTCCCGAACAAACCAAAACGCAACTACAAGAATATCGCAGATATTCGATACGATATCACAAATAAAGAACCAAAAACAACTTTACCGTTGTGACCACGCATTGACTGTATCAGTTGACCCGTATGACAATCAGTAACATGCAGCTGGCAGTTTCCCGCCCCGCCGCTCACCAATATGGAGGTCCTGGAAGGAACTTCTTACTGAATTTCGGCTATTGTAACCATGCAGTGTCATGTATGTGAATTAATATGttaagaaagaaacagaaaaacaaacaagaatgATAATAATCGGATTTTGCGCACAAGTATGCccataaagtgaaaaaacaaGTCCAAAGGAGCAAATAGAAATAACGGCAGACGTGACTTCTTACAAGAGAGTTGATCACTACTCGAAATCAAACGAGCACGTCTTCTGGTTCTGCTACGATCACGCCTTCCTTAGAAAGTTTATTGTAAAGTTTTGCAAAATTGCGAACTTTGAAGATCTTGATGTTAAACTTTTTTCCAACGAGAATTTATATAAGCAGCCTTGAAGTGAAACGAATACCTGTTTGCACTATCCTCGAGAAAGACAACATCTCTTATAGTACCATCATGAAAACCGAATTCCATCTCAGCACCTAAAACAAACAACTGCTATAGGGGATCACGATTTGAGTtcagaaaagttgaaaattccTCACAGAAACATTTAAAAGATCTGCAAACTAACCAATTTTACAAATGTCCGAACTAAACGCCATAAGTCTTAGAGTTTTGTCGTTGGAGCCAGTCGCCAGCAGATCTCCCGTTGGATTGAAAGTTAGACAGTAAACCGACCTAAAAACATTATTTCTAAATGACAGAACACTTCTAccacaaaaaaccaaaaaaagtattgcgaactcaaaaaatgaagcgtactgaaaaaaacaactcaccCTCGATGCTGCTTAGGGCGAGAGAGCAGAATTTCAGGATGCCGGATCTGGTCCGAAATGCTAAAACATATTAGTAGCAAAAGATTAGAAACAAATCTTGCTTGCAGTAAAATGCAGCAAGTATTTGTTCTTCTTATGTGGACAAAGTGTTACGTGAGGAATAGAAAATTCGGAATTTACTATCCTGGCGCGTGTTGAGCAAATGCCGCTGAAACTAAGGGACTAACTATAggcgggtcaaaacgagatgaatcacgagtgtagctgcggtgcatttgcgtacgcgctcaaaacggcgcggcggaggcagcagttggaaccgaggtgggaccgtcgcaaactgcagcgatctGCCACGAAAGAAGCCGGAAGCCGCTTGCTCATGCGTCTACGACGGATCTCCCACAACGCTCGTAATTCCTTCTAATGGCCTATGCTTTTTGTGGGTTATGTGTGTATTGCGGAAGcctagaaaaattcgaaaaagacaCAGTTCGCTGGAGAATTTCCGAAGCAATTGGAAATTTCCATCCACATAATGGAACTTCTGTCGAACCACCGATTGTGGGATGATCTATGATGATCCATGACTTTAAACTTTTATAAATCTTAAGAAGAAAGACTACTCACGTCAATTTCCTTATATCAGGATATTTACATATATGAAGTTGCTTTGAGTTTGTTCCTACGGCGAAATAACGGCCAGTCGGATGGAACGCTACAGCTCGAATTGCTTGGGAATCTTCATACCTATAAATACGAGACTCAATTTCCCACTTAGTCACTAATCGTTGAGTCAATTATCCAACCTGCATACTGGTTCGAACTGTACTGGAGACCCGGATGTCCCATTCGGTGGCATTGACATTGGTCTCGGCGGCATAGTAGCCGGAGACATGGGTTTTGAAACCACTGTCGGGCCACCGACTGCGGAATGAGGTCTTGGGGATCCATGATGGACTATCGGCCCCATAGAAGCTGGGAACGAAGAAGGAATAGGCGCTGGCATTTGCACCTAAAGtgattaaaaaatcaatattttccaGCAAACTCGCCCAAACATTAAAATTAACATATACCGGCACTTGTCCATTTGAGTAAAGCGATGTTGTGCTGTCATAGGGAATTGGGTAGGTTGTAGGAGCCGACAGCTGCCTTTGTCTGAGCGGTACGGCATCagctataaaaaaagaaacgatcaATTTTAAGATGTCATATTTATAGGTATTTACTATAGTATACTTACAAATCCTCTGCTTGCTGGAGAATTCCTGGAAAAGGCGACTTTGCATCATAGGATTTTCATCTGAAGGTAGAATGTTAGTCACAATTGCACCATCTATTGTACTTTCTGCAATTTACTACGTACACCACCGACATGTTGGGCAAAGACCTAATGTTTTAGCTTCAAAATAATCACACAATGCGCCAAACTTCATCACGAAGGAACAAGCACACCTATAGTCGAAGAtaagaaattcaaataataaaaacagttCGTTACGCGCTATTTTGTAGAGAACCTTAGCCTTAACAGCGATTCTCCTAAGCACTGATCTCCATCCCATCAGCTAAAATCTGTCATTATCGACTGTAAGTTCGTGAAGTAGAGAAACACCACATCTCTGGGCGATGAAATCCTGCACCACCCCTTGCATCTCgtgaataagaaaatatacGTCAATGCGTAAATAATAAGATGTAAATTAGCATGAAAAGAAGACAACCAGTTGCTGGGGCATTgtaaaagagagaaaggaTTAAGGTACAGATTTGACAACTGAGAAATCGCGCGCTTTCGGCTCTACTTGGAACCGATgaaccaatcaatcaatctaTCAACCAATCAGAACATCTCAACTCTGTATCTCTCATTTTGTTATGTTCATCGTTCGCTATGGATGTAACGATCCATCTCGGtggatttcattcattttaagcattttcattcattaatggtgaaaacaaaaacacaggAATTAAAGACCGTGCAACGGAATTGGGTTAAAACAACTTAAACCGTAGTTGAAAGTAGCTGCATTGGAAGCAGCGCGATAGAGTTGGCAGTCGCCAACGATGcgtactgcagcgatgagtgacgctagcaaaggtcccacctcaatcgcAACCGCTAACttcaccgtgccgcttcgagcgcggccgcttacgtaactccACCaagtttcaggtcgttttgactcgagtATATAACTAATGACCAATACAAGGATGTCACCaccatcttttcttttcgtttaacAATAAATAggctaataaaaaaacaaaaaataatgaaataaaataaataaaataaataaataaaatttaaaaaaaaaaaaaaaaattaaaaaaaaaaaaaaaaaaaaaaaaaaataaataaaataaaaaataatcaagaaaataggttaaatgaacagaaagataaaaagaacTAGTGTATTACTCTTACTTGTGGGTGTGGATAATTCAGGCACTGGTGGAAGTGATGACTGTCTCTGTGATGAAGGTGGCGGCAAAGACCTTTAATAAAGCTGTTTTATGAATCGATATAATGTTGGAAACTAGGAAAATCCATCCACCGTCGTGTCATTTCATCCAGTTGCCGACGAACTGGTGTGAAGTCATACACTCCGTTTACATAGCTTTGAGCCATAGCGGGTCCCACCACTTGTGGAGCAACTGAGCTGGAATATCGAGTATTATGTACATAAGTACATGCAATACAGTAGATCAACGAATGATTTGAATGAGCGAACCTAGTCATGGGATTAAGCATCATTGTACTTCTTTGCATATCAGGGCGACTACTTTTCGTCAACACGCTGGATTCCATCAAGGTATCAATTAGTTGGCTTTGTGCCATAGCTTCGCTTCCGGCATCACCTATCCCCAAACAGAACCCAGGAGCTGTGGATTGAGACATCGGCTGCAGTCGCCCAGCAGAAGGAAAAGCACCTTCAAACGAAAAGCTTCGCCTAAAATTCGTTtgcagaataagaaaaaactagtTCAATACTCACTTGTACTCATGCTTGTACTCAATGGAAGCATCGTCATCGACTGACTCATTTTTTCAGCGAATTTGAGCTTGGCGTTGGGCACCATGGAATGTGGGAATTGTCCACCTGGTTTCATAGGCGTAGATAGGATAGTTTCCGTCCATTGTGCTTCTAGCTTTGGCTTTCTGCAAatataaatccaaaaaagtacgagtttctaaaaatttatttctgcgAAGATTTCTGCGATTTGCGGctacagtcggatcaaaggGACCTGACTGCAAGTAGTGAGCGTCACgccacttgaaaaaaaaaaaaaaaacttttgttttcttttaaaaaaaaaaaaaaaaaaaaaaaaaaaaaaaaaaactttaaaaaaaaaaaaaaaaaaaaaattttttttttttttttttaaaaaaaaaaaaaaaaaaaaaaaaaaaaaatttttttttttttttttttttttttacaattgaGCGGGACATCATTAAGGACCAGTTGGATTCTACTGCGGCGTCCAGTTGACTAACTACTGCACGATACATCTCCTTACCACAAATTGTTAATTGTTTCAACAAGGAAAAATTCCACGATCTGATTTCAACTAGtaaggaacgttttcatgcTCCAGTTGTTCTAGAACAGTTGTTCTTAAACGCTCTAACAACAATTCGTACTCCGGCAACGAAATGATGTGCTGTGAAATGTGCccaaaatgatttcttttcagttttgacTCTAGGAGTACGAAAAGATCCATTTCCAGAATATTTTCGGTATTTATTAGTAAGAAGCAGAAGAAGACAACTCCAAAGTGAAGAAACGAAGGACAGGAAGGAGTAGGCATCAATGTTTTCGTTCTAAAATCCGGTTCCCGGGATTATAATGGCTATGTAAATCaatccaaaaataagaaaattcctGAAACCACTCCAAAGGATGCTTACTTCAGATGTTCCACCTTCAGGTCGAGTTGCTTCTGCTGAAACGGCATTGCAAACTGCTCTCTTCCAACCATTTCTAACCAGGATATCAGTGACAAGTCAGTTGATGATAACCGTGGCCTGTTCGCCAAAATGTCTGTAGGGTGGGGTCCATTTTCGATACCTAAATAAAATGAGAATCCAGGTTTTTCAAAAGCTTCACCTGTTGCCATTTTATGTAAGGGTAAAAAGGTTCGGCTATAAACTTCAAGCTCTCTAATACAGTATAGAAACTATCCTGTCTCTTTATAACCGCGCAtgcaaaatcaacaaaaaaaaaacgcacctTTCATATCACCTATGGCCTGTGCTTGACAGTAGTCCACGCATCCTTCGTAGAAAACTCCTTTTGCTACGAGAGAGATCAGGCGATCATGGTTAGAATGGTGTTCGTCCTTAAATCATAGGTGTGAcaaacagacaaacaaactTTGACAATGCATGAATATTGTGATACTGTTCTTTTGGAACATCACAAAGGAAGCAATGAAGCGGATTTCCCACACTTCTCTAAATGGGCGAAAACTGGCTAATGCCTATCTTTACCAGGATATCGTGTACTTTCGCAATTTATCGTTATTCAATAAGAAATCTCCAAAAGATTAGCTCCTGCTTTTTTTATGAGCTAAGTCCCTGTTCtactggtaaaaaaaattgctcttcaacagttttttaactgaaaataaatttctgtGCGGCTTCTTCCGATGTAACTCTAAATAACTTCTAATGTTGCCATTGTTGCTTGATAAAGTCCGCAATTGCACACTCATATTTCTCATGATAAGTGCCAAAGAAATCGAGCTGTTAAAGCTAAGCTTACCTGACGTTCTTTGTCTTTTCCTGTAGGTGGGAGCAGATGGACTACGAGTGCTTGGATctgaagacaaaagaacaagTATCAGCAAATATATGATgaaattattgtttgtttctaAAAAGTAAAACTACATTCCTCAAATCATACAGTATCAACAAAAGAATTCCATGATTCGCAATGTACTTAgtatatcgaaaaaaaagccaaaaggGACCGGTAATGAATGGTCAATGGATAGAACAATTCGTCAGGAAACTCATACCACTCGTACAAATTTATTGTATCGTTACTGTAAACCTATGCTACATATATATGTTCCAAAATAGCTTGAGAAAGAGTTTCGCTGCGTCAcatattcaataattttcacATTCCCATTCAGTTGTGATGTGGCAGCACGATAGATCATCGTTTAAAACGCAAAACATCGGAATCCGGTCGTAAATGTGTCATTACCTGCGTTAAAAAGGTATGGATGGGACGGGAATATAGTTGCGCGAGAGATAAAAAGTGCTCTTACATCATCACATCGAATAGAGAGGAAAAAGTTATtggaagtggaagaaaaaatgaaatgatcaAATTCAAATCTAGTGGTTCGTGAACTGCCTTCACTTGGTGACAGTCGTGACCGTATCTTTATATAGCATGTgcttgttcagtttttttttagagtgaAACATTCTTGTCTGGAACTTCCACGGTGATGCGACAACGGAACATCACTTCTGTCAAACGCATGACATCGGAGAGGTCCATGAAATGGATGATGAAATGCATAATCGCGTCAAAACGTCATGAatgctcggtgcagttgcatcaACGGCTATGTTCGAAGTGGTACGGTAGAACGTAGAGGTCAGGATTCTAGGGGACCTTTGTAGAACCCCTAatcactgcagttcgcgattttcttcccccccccccacccttccccccccctcctccaaaaaaaacctaaaacattttttttttttgtaaattctcACGTTCGATCGCTACCCTGCTCACCGTTCCACCGCGCTGAAGGAGGAAActttcgagcacagccgcttacgtaaccaCACcgtattttatttcgttttgaacCTATTATATGTACGTCtgcttatatttatgtttGAGCAGTTAGTCCCTCGAAAAAGAAGACTTAAATCTCAAAGATCTGCTTCAAATCTTCGTACATAACAAggacacaaagaaaaagagtcaTCAAAGAATCTTGTAAtgcataaaaaaatatttttaagggATTGAAATGAGTACAAGAGGGAAGCTCAACTGATAAATATCAGTTAAGCCATGTAACTAATAAGGGGTTAGTCGATAAGTTACCTTTGCCAGCCAGTACCTcataataacaagaaaaaaaacctcatagAACCTGGTACTCTGCGGTTGTCCTTCGCACTCAGGATAATTACCTCTAACCGACTCAACGCAGGACAAAAACATCTTCAATTCGGGCACTGTCTCATAAAACTTCTTTCCCTCGTCTCTTTAAAATGTGTTGAAAGGAAAATCTCTGATTAAAACAGCTGGAAATAAAACCAAGGCCAAGATTAATTGAGAGACGAAGTATACCTAACCCCGCACTTTACATCGCAACGTCCAGTTCTTTTCATCGAATGCGAAATATCGTCATTTGTTGGTATTGGGTCGGTCGATTCCatggaatttatttttacattcaaCACCACTCATGAGCTCCCTACATCCTCAAACACTGGCCTTCCTAAAAATGCCCAATACGACaaacatagaaaaatattGCTGTTTCCATAACAGGAATGACACGAACATGTTGAGGCACCTCTGGTCGACtatctttttaaattcaataaCTTGACATCATTCActgttttctcttattttaccAATTGTTGGATAAAGTACAGACGGTAGCGAATGGTGAAACGCAGTAACGTCAGCgactttgcttctttttcgtctttttttttctcataaattacaaagaagaaaaactcagtAGTAGTTACACTAGTAAATTATGAACCGAAATATCAAATTTAAGTCTAActaatttaattctaattaattctaaagtctaattaattaatttaatttaaatcggagaagacgatgaagaagtagtgagaaaaaagcaaactcGCAGAGGTTGAAGTTTTTAGTAGGCACCAAAACTATTGGTGAAGCGATGAGTTCAACGCTAATTTCAGGAACGAACTAGTCCAAGAGTAATGGTGTGAGTAAAAGTAATGCCATAGTGGTGGTGAAATACTCCAGATAAGAAATACCGGTggaagaatttagaaaaagaggATCAGAACTCAGAAAGGAACAGTTTAAGATCAAATAAAAAGGCTAAGGAGACATGAAAGAGAATATGAAAGAGGCTAAAGACATATTTGGAGCATCAGgataatagaaatgaaagagtGCAGCAAGAATTCCCCCACGCTGTAGTGAGAGGCACGAACGGAAGAACAGTTCTCGCATAACCTGATAAAGATCGCCCACCTTGTGAAAGCACTCCACTCTAGCCGATGAAGGGTTCCAGTTTTTGAAATCAGCATGGTCGGATAATTTTGGGAGTGTGAGTAAGGCACAAAGCTGTCGATAGTCTTCGGGTGTAGGGCAAATGTGCTCAAGGTCTTTGAGACATTCCACAAGCTCCTGAAATAGGATAATCCTGACTAGAAATTTactatttcaaagaattttgtaggaaaaagaaCTTCGGAGAGAGTCTCTTTGCCAAATTTATTACcataactgtaaaaaaaaaactgctctcGAATAATTCACCAACCTCTACAGCGAAATCATTGTCATGCAGCGGTCCCGGCTCCAATTTCACGCATaacaattcgaaaaatttatattttgtgACTAAATATCTGCAAAACATATCGAAAAATTTATATTTCGTGACTAAATATCTGTAAAGCATAAACATGGGCACGTTTCGTAAATTGTATTGAATTGGGAACATACCTGAATTGtctaaaatcaaaatcttGTACGCTTTTGAGCGGTTCGACAAAATCTAACGCATTATCCCATTGTCCGTCAAGAATCAATTGTCGCAGGAATAGGAGATCATCCGAATACTTACCGTTTATCACACCCGTTTCTCTTTCTAGTGAAAGCTGAAAAATTTAGCGATCTATTTAGGGATCTTCGTTAGGTCTTCAATTTCTGTACTCGATGATCTCCGCAAAGCAAAGATATGGTCTGCTATTTCTGCccaaatatacaaaaaaaatttacggACGTTGAAATCAACatcaaataacagaaaaagtcaaaaattgaGGTTATAtgaggaaataaagaaaaaaaaaacatttagatGGAACAAACCTGTGTAATATGTAGTCCTCTTATTTCCAAAAACTCAAGAATAACTTTGAGAATCTCTTTTTCCTTGAGAGATAACTGCACTGTCGGTGACTGTGTCGGCGGCGGTTTGCTCGGCATACTACATTAACTGTAAAACGAACAATAAACGACATCACCATCACCGAAAACCCCTCCTAAACCACGAGACctgatttggaaaaattcaattattcgAAACGATTTCATCATGTTTTCAATGGATAGAGGAGAAATTACAAAATGGATTTTAACACATACATGGCAGAACGTGCAGGGGAAATGTTGTCGGAAAGTAGAGAGgcctcgaaaagaaaaaaaaaagaaatctccaTCGAAATAAAAGCACCTCAACATTCGaggaacataaaaaaaagacttagcAAAATAACTTAACAAGTTAGAAAAGACTAgtggaagaagaaggaagtaaaCTAAAAAAACGTTAGATTAAAAACTAGAACCACTTGTTCCCAATTCACATTAAAAGAAGgtcgttcacttttttctcactttatGGACGTGGTCGTATTGACAGCGAAATCAGAGATAATTGGTTGCAGGCGTCCATTCTACGCAATAAAAATTCACTTAAAAAGCGAATCAATCGATACGTATGCAATACACGAGCTATGTAGAAAATCTGTGCACAAAACACAACATTACTGAAATTAATTCACGTATCGTTGAAGTAGTGTGATTTCCCTACGGAGGGGAAAGGGTTTcctttgagggaaaaaaagaagacagcgaaaaaaaaaaagagaaaaaacaaaagaaggagAATATGCGAAATCTCACTCATACGGCCATACTACGATCAAATACGTCTATCGATTCGTTCTGGGATTGACCAATCGATAGCGATGGACATGCGCTCACTCCAAATTCGTCGCGAACAGCAATAACAGCAGCTGCTGCGAACACGATCACTACATACAGCGTGACAGGTTCGTCATACCATCCGGCTGACGTCAGTTGGTCGAGAAAATCGATATCGGTTAGCTGCAGCGCTTCGATCGATAGATGTACACTTTGTACGGATCAATAAATGCTCGCTGTGTCAACGGAGACCAAAGAtcactcatttcattttgacaAGTTGCTTCCAGAACTGCTAGAATTTCAGCCAACCCCCTAACTTTGAGATcccagaaaatcaataaatcatttGTATCGGAGGAAGGATGAATGTTCGAATGTTCGATGATGGTTCTGTTATGTAACTAAGCCGTTATGACTATAGTGACTGTACAagcaaaagaggaaaaaaaatgcacttcgTGTAAACATGTGTGTTAAAAAGCACGATGAAAGTGCTCTTTCCACGAACTAAACACTTGAAAAGCTATCGAAACTACCGCAGCACAAGTGGATCCACTAATAGATTCGTTTAGAACGAAAGAAGATAGTATGTTGTATTGGAATGTTTGAAATATTCCAAATTCTAGGAAAAACCATATGGAAAAAATGCTCATTGACTCTTGGCACTCTCCTCCGTCGATTGTGGTAGCTCCAGTCGAAGAAATGCTTGCAGTATAAAGCTCAGAACTTCTTTTAgaagagtttttgaaaaaaaaatcccattgtggaaaagtaatgaaaaggTTGTGATAGGAAGCTAGGCGTTATTGGTCagaatttctcgaattttccatAGGGAACAGCAAGAAATGCGAAAAGTGCGATGaccagaagaaaatcattgaaaaacgTTGAGAAAATGAGATGTTTCTAGCAAACAATTATTGCGAGCAACAGTATTCAAAATCTGAGCCATGCTTGTGACGTGCTTAAATCATAGGAATCGATCGAGCGACAAACTACCTAAATGTATGCGGTGGAGCATGAGAGGACTATAAATCCTGGCCTCGCGAGTCTATTGATTCACTGAACCAAGAACACCAACACTGAACAAGAAAGGAGAATTTCAACACCTTAATGAAGAGAATACATGAcacaaaattaattaaatcaaaaaaaaaacactcactttGTCAGAAATACATAGTATGAAATCAACCAACAGTTAAGGGAAGTGAAATCtaaaggaaatatttaaaacaaaaattgataaataaaaaaaataggaaaaattcatGTAGTGCAAACCAGCTCATGATGCAATCACCTACGagtactttttttcatatgcCCGTGAATTTACGTCTAGTAGGGTCAacacgaaatgaagcacgctgcagttgcgtaagcggctgcgctcgaagcgggcTGTGAAGCGCAACATTTAGGACCGTGATAGACCCCTTTTTAGCGCTAACCATCGCTGTACATAATTCaccacggtcccacctcgattacaACCGCTGTCTCTATCGCGCCGCTTCAAACGCAGCCGCATGCGCAATGGCACCgcgcttcacgtcgttttaacccgactataaacgAGAGATAATTTCGTCAATAGCCGTGGAAAAGAGCGACAGAGTGAAAAttcatttgcagaaaataagcaaaacttgaaaaaggcttgaacatagttttttttcgactctCCAAATGTTCGAGTATGTATTTTGCGCGCCTTCCTCGAATTCCTATGAAAGACCAGGAACGTTTCAGCAAGCGGAAACTGCAGAAATGAAGAGTCTTCAGAGACAGCTTAGAAGGAAAAGACAACATGATAAATATGATCCTAGCATCGGGATTCTCCGCAGATAACACAAGAGataaaatgaaggagaaaaattacatGGGAACGCCGGGATTTTCCATGTaggtttaaaaagaaaaacaaaaccactAAGAAGGGACGTTTTCAttgagaagaaaggaaaaaagatagaaaagtaGGAGTTGGGCGTGTAGAGAGGAATACAGAAAGAGACATGTTTCCTTTATTTTGGTTCCGAGTTCCCATAAATTCGCCTTCTTCCTACAGGAGGAAACAGAGTGTGTTCTATTATACTTGTTCATattcataggaaaaaaaaaactaattatcCTTTGAAAAGAACCATTCACTTGTGATCCTCAATTGATTTTTATAAATTCTGATTTCAAgattagaaaagaagaaaaacaagaatatgTAGTCTTACACTATGTAGCTTTAGACGACTTTTAGACTTTAgcgaattttaattttaaacttttttctgttaggAGTATACGGTAATATATTAACGCGACCACTATAAAAGTGTACTCAAATCCTATCATGAAGTAGACGATATGTCTGGTCCGACAGATTACACTCAATACccgtttgtttatttataagaGAGATTTTTGCACTCATAGCACGTTCCAGCACATTATATAGAAGTCTGTGAGTGTTGgaatagaacaaaacaaagatcCATGCTTTTCGTCAAAATTCACGCTCTTAAGTGAATCATTGGATTCGTGTTGACTAGAAATTTCTACCTgtcttgaaataaataatcagaaaaagtaaagtaagagaagagaaaagagagaaatcatCATAAAGAGGTCCACAGATGGGTCGCAGTAATTCTTTTTCGAACTCCAAGTACTTCAATAAAAGACGAGGAGAGTCGCCTGATTCaataaaaaccaataaaagaGCGGAATAGAAATATATACGTTAGGGTTATGgcgccagaaaaaaatactcctAGCACTGAGTGCAGGGGAACTCGTCCAAACATCAGAAAACGTTGATTGCATCAGCGGGAAATTAGGGACGGGAAATAACcagtaaaagtaaagtaaacgctgaggaaagaaagaaatcgtcATGAAGAGGATTGTGGATAATAGCACAtgaaaaaacac
The Necator americanus strain Aroian chromosome I, whole genome shotgun sequence genome window above contains:
- a CDS encoding hypothetical protein (NECATOR_CHRI.G1096.T1): MPSKPPPTQSPTVQLSLKEKEILKVILEFLEIRGLHITQLSLERETGVINGKYSDDLLFLRQLILDGQWDNALDFVEPLKSVQDFDFRQFRYLVTKYKFFELLCVKLEPGPLHDNDFAVEELVECLKDLEHICPTPEDYRQLCALLTLPKLSDHADFKNWNPSSARVECFHKIQALVVHLLPPTGKDKERQDEHHSNHDRLISLVAKGVFYEGCVDYCQAQAIGDMKGIENGPHPTDILANRPRLSSTDLSLISWLEMVGREQFAMPFQQKQLDLKVEHLKKPKLEAQWTETILSTPMKPGGQFPHSMVPNAKLKFAEKMSQSMTMLPLSTSMSTSAFPSAGRLQPMSQSTAPGFCLGIGDAGSEAMAQSQLIDTLMESSVLTKSSRPDMQRSTMMLNPMTSSVAPQVVGPAMAQSYVNGVYDFTPVRRQLDEMTRRSLPPPSSQRQSSLPPVPELSTPTNENPMMQSRLFQEFSSKQRISDAVPLRQRQLSAPTTYPIPYDSTTSLYSNGQVPVQMPAPIPSSFPASMGPIVHHGSPRPHSAVGGPTVVSKPMSPATMPPRPMSMPPNGTSGSPVQFEPVCRYEDSQAIRAVAFHPTGRYFAVGTNSKQLHICKYPDIRKLTISDQIRHPEILLSRPKQHRGSVYCLTFNPTGDLLATGSNDKTLRLMAFSSDICKIGAEMEFGFHDGTIRDVVFLEDSANRTSILVSGGAGNCQLHVTDCHTGQLIQSMRGHNAPILGLFTWNSGPLFVSCSQDKTIRFWDVRTTQAVNVIQPTSKTHSAPVTSVCVDPSGQLLVSGHEDASVALYDITGGRILQTYRPHGDEVRTVRFSNAAYYLLSASYDKRMVITDMRGDLMAPLIYLPVAEHSDKVIQCRWHPFDFSFLSTSADRTAVLWALPPPPRY
- a CDS encoding hypothetical protein (NECATOR_CHRI.G1097.T1) codes for the protein MLLRRRLIDFAVDKLTDANARGNSALLVLTDIDFLDQLTSAGWYDEPVTLYVVIVFAAAAVIAVRDEFGVSACPSLSIGQSQNESIDVFDRSMAV